cgttcaactcgtgttcggctcgatattcggctcgctcgagctcgactcgaaattaaatgagccgagcttgaacaaaataaaaggctcgaaattcatttcaagccgaacttgagtattactcggctcgttcgaattaggctcgaaaagctcgaaaagctcgaaNNNNNNNNtataggctttaatttaatttgggccattattgttggcctataaaataaacccaacaagtacaaccgtgcaattaagcccaactctaaatttacataacacaatctctttcagactttcactattgcacataaccctaaaacatgataacattcaaattttcaaatccctaatttctctctctctctctctctctctctctctctttctccctcagACCCTCGcccagtcaggcagtcaccctagctcacatttcttgtaattattttgtagtttgaactattagacatgttgcatcaaattataaataatgttatataaaaattaaactatttattatataatgtcgaAAATTTCAATCGGCttgtttagagctcgagctcggctcgacttgaaattaggctcgcttgagctcggctcgaattaatttcaagccgagcttgagcctagatttgagctcgaaattaatttcaagccgaatttgagctgacatcacatcagctcgctcgagctcggctcgtttccaccccttaCTTGAGGCTAAGAGAGGGAACGAAGCGTCAACAATGGCGAGAGAGCGACCCAAAACGCGCACGAGGAAGAtgacgaagaagacgaagaaccCTAGAGAGCGCTCCAAATCCAAACCCCTCTCCTCTCTCGATCCCCTCATcgcgaagacgaagacgaagacgaagacgaataAGAGGAAGAAGGGAAGGATCGCAAACCCTaatctcctccccctccgcgAGAACGAAACCCTAGTCGAGGAGCCTGCGGAGGGGAcggagacgaagaagaagaaggaggagagcggcggcggcgacttCTCCCTCATCTCCGCCGCGCCCGCGGAGCAGCAGCTCCGGTTCTTCCTCCACTGGTTCCAGTCCGGGGCTAAGATGAAGCTCTCGCCGCTCGAGATTGAGGCCTACAATGGTAACCCTGAAGtttgatcttttcttttcttagttGTGCATATGTTCCGAGTGATGTTGCTTTTGGATGAGGGTTTTGTGTTCTCTGGGATCTTGGATCTTTCTAGGCTTTACTCGgccctgcttctgcttctgctatTAGCAGAAGCAACCTTTTTAGAGTGTTGAGCAAAGAGTAAAAGATAAAGCTTGTGCTGCAGCTTTGAAGCCTCAAGAAGCAGAAGCTCTTATTTGCTGCTTCTGATTCTGCTGCAGAGACTAGCAGTTGAGTAATTTTAACTTAGTGCTCAAACACCACTCGACTTTACAGTAGGGAAAAACGGGACATCAATGGTTGATCTCTGTTAAGCTTGTTGTCAATTTCACCTTTTTAATGTGATCCCATAGTTCTAGTGTTCTACGTAGTAATAAGGCCATTAGTTTGGTAATTAGTTAGTTTGTTAAAAGGAATAGTTTTCTCAAATCATGTTATGTGATTAATCTAGTCTTTAGTATTGGTGAATTTTCTTTAATTACCTTGTAAACCCCTCATCACATATATCATCGGTTCTGTTCATCGAAGTTGAttgcaaataaattatatagattagCTGGACTCTAAATCTCGATTGAGAATGATGCGTCCAATTTGCTGAGCATCTTTAGTCTGAGAAGTACAATGAGTAGATTTTGAGACCGATGCAAACTATCTTTTGTGGAATTTAGAAGTGATTAGGGAATTATGTGCAGATAATTGCATGGTTGAGCTGGCCGAGGGTGTGGACCAGAATGTCGATAATTTTAGTGAGCATGTTAAGGGAGCTTTTGGCACGCCATGGAAAGAAGCTCTCTGTGAGGGGAAGCTCTCAGAGGGCTCAGTTGATGCAGGGAGTCCAGCATTACTTGTAATAAGCACATCTGCTTTGAGATCGCTGGAGCTTCTCAGGTGATTCACAACCTTAAGTGTCAACCCTCCTTATCTTATCTTATACTGTAGGACGTATTTAAGATGTATATACATGTGAATTGTGGTAAAGCAATGGTTTTTGTATCTTGCAAGTTACTGTGCAAATTTAGACGATAAATGTGTATATATTTTTGAGTGCCAAtcataaattttaactaaaGTACTAATCATAACTCTGATGTGACTTTAATCAGTTTATATTAAACCTAGAAAATGACAAGTCATTGGTTCTCTAGGGGCTTGAAACCATTTACAAGAGATTGCCGTGCAGTGAAGCTTTTTGCAAAGCACATGAAAGTGGAAGAGCAGGTTTGTTTTTTCTCGATGCATATAATTCTCTTTTCATTTAAGGTAGCAATTTTATTGTCTTtcccatttttttaaatttttttttatcatgatTTAGCACTAAAGCTAGTTCATCACTTCATCATGTTAACCTTTCATAGCATTTGACTGGTAATTCATAATTAATggactatttctttttttattttaattggaaAAATTGTTAAATGTGAATGGTTATCTAGTAAAGTAGAAACATCAAAATCCTTTTGTTTAGGGTAATATTAAACATGGGAGAGTTATTCTAATTTAGCAAGATTGTAGGAGTGCTAGTTGCACCCTGCAGTCCTAAACCTAAAAATATTGTCAATCTTAAATTTACTGAGGAAAGAATCAAATTAAAGAGGACAATAATGTGTTATCGTTGATATTACACCCTTTCGCTTTATTACAACCACTTTTAGTTGTATGTAACATTAATATATAGGGGTGCTATAATAGCCGATTAGGCAGGCCAACTTTAGGTGGTTTAACTACGAAAAGTTCCCAAGTGGACTGCCAGAGTGCGTAAGTAGTGTTTTTGGCAACACTGGCCTATAGTTTGCTATATAGTCCTTACTCCTCATA
This DNA window, taken from Ananas comosus cultivar F153 linkage group 21, ASM154086v1, whole genome shotgun sequence, encodes the following:
- the LOC109726873 gene encoding protein CMSS1, with amino-acid sequence MARERPKTRTRKMTKKTKNPRERSKSKPLSSLDPLIAKTKTKTKTNKRKKGRIANPNLLPLRENETLVEEPAEGTETKKKKEESGGGDFSLISAAPAEQQLRFFLHWFQSGAKMKLSPLEIEAYNDNCMVELAEGVDQNVDNFSEHVKGAFGTPWKEALCEGKLSEGSVDAGSPALLVISTSALRSLELLRGLKPFTRDCRAVKLFAKHMKVEEQVTSLKGRVNIASGTPSRIKKLIDLEAMSLSRLQVVVLDMQRDAKSFSLFTLPQVSTEFWDLYRSHLEPKVLCGDTRICFYGAVRKKDVNKALASAE